The following is a genomic window from Niabella soli DSM 19437.
AATTTCCATTCCAGTATTTGCCACTCATCCCAGTTCCCCTGCACTTTTGCCCAGGTGGTATTATTGGTGGCAGACTTCATTTCATTGCGCTGCCGGTCAACCGTACCGGAGCTGCAACGGTCCCCGTCTATAACCGGGTCAATATGTATATTAAACCGGAAAACATATTTATTAAAATAAGGATCCAATTCTGCGGCGCAATGCACGCCATTCGGGTCACCGCCATAACCGCCGGTGCAATGGGGATTTTCCGTATAATCAAATCCAAATTTTTTCATGTAGGTATTGATGTCATTGTACGGTTTATCCTGCAAGGCAGCATCTGATTCCATTGCGGAACTCAACTGGTAGCCGCGGTAACCCGGCCCATCCATAACCTGCTGCGCGCAGGAAGCGCCGGACTTGATCCAGCCGGTTGTTTTCACGCGCGAATAAATGGTGTCCAACTTTAATTCAATCACATACTGATCTGCCGCACCCAGCCCATCCACTTTGACAAAATTTGCGGAGGGAATATCGCAGGCAGTGTTCCCGCTGGTGTTGGTGATTTTTCCCGTCCAATCCGCCCCGTTCACTTTTGCCGACACGATATTGGCAAAAGTGGGCCCTTCGGCTCCCCGGTTTCCAAGATCCAGGATAAAGTAGCTGGCATCCTTAGCCTGGTCATTTTTTGTAATGGTATAGGTCCATACTGTATTATCATTATCCGATGGCGCTGCCAGGCTAATATTGTAGGCGCCGGTATTCACAGCACCCGACTGGGCAGCCGGGCTAAGGCCTGTTAGTTCCTTGCTGAGCGGACTTTTGGTGCCACAGGCAAAGACAAGCATTGTAAGAGCAACAACCGTAGTGCCTGTTTTTCTTAAACTTTTCATATGCAACTCTTTATTTTATTTTATGAATACGGTAACGAGGGCGTTCCGCTATTTACACTACAAATAACCTATTTATTCCGGGTGAACGGCTGTCAAAAATTTGCTTTGTGTTCAACCATTTTAACCTGGCGCCCGTTCCATTACGCCTTTTGCCTGTGCCTGAATGGTTTCCCAAAGACCGCTCCGCTGTGGTTGAGGTGACGACCGGTTAGAACAACTTCTTTCCGTCTTTCAACTTTTCCAGCCTCAGCAATGCTTCAAGATAATAGTAATCTGCGTAACTCAACGGCACATCCACTTCACTATTCGATGGTTTGGAACCCGTGCTATGTAATAAAATAAATCCAAAATCTTTTCCAATGGGAGCCCGGTACTTATTGGTAATGTTTGTCAGGATCTTTTGCGCAAGCCCCCTGTAATAACTTCCCTTTTTACTATAGGTGCTCAGTTCCAGCAATCCTGACGCTATTACTGTAGCAGCCGAAACATCACGCGGTTCATCGGGGATCCGCGGCGCGTTAAAATCCCAGAACGGAACCAGATCCTTTGGCAGGTTGGGATGGTTAAAAATAAATGCGGCGATGTGCTCCGCCTGCTGCAGGTACTTTGGATCCTTTGTTTCCCGGTAACACATCGTATAGCCATACAAACCCCAGGCCTGACCCCGGGCCCAGGCAGAAGCATCTGAATAGCCCTGGTGGGTGGTTCTTTTAATTACTTTACCCGTTGTGGAGTCGTAGTCCACCACATGATAAGAACTATAATCGGGGCGAAAATGGTTCTGCATTGTCTTATTGGCATGGCTTACCGCAATGTTGTAATAAGTTTTATCGCCGGTAAGCTTTGAGGCTTCAAACAACAATTCCAGATTAAGCATATTATCAATGATCACCGGATACTCCCATTTTTGTTTGTTATGATCCCAGGAGCGGATGACGCCGGCGGTTTTATTAAAACGTGTACTCAATGTTTTGGCTGCCTGCATCAACACTTCTTTATAATGCTGATCTTTTGTAAGCCGGTAACCATTGCCCACACTGCAATACACTTTAAAGCCCATATCGTGTGTGCCGCCATTCCATTGCTCTTTTTCGATGTTTGCCGTAAAGCTTTCCGCCCGTTTTTTCCATTCCGTGTTTTTGGAATACTCATATAAATACCACAACTCTCCCGGAAAAAACCCTGATGTCCAGTCCCCGGATTTCACCAATCGCAACTGATCTTTTTCAATGGTCCGGGGAGACACCAGCTCCTTCGAGCCATTTTTGGCTTTATCAATTTCGGCCAGCATCACTTTGGTCTGCTGCTCTGCCTCTTGAAATGTTGCCGGAATATTGAGTTGCTGCGCTTGTGCTGCACCGGTAAATAAAAAGACGGCTGC
Proteins encoded in this region:
- a CDS encoding glycoside hydrolase family 88 protein; translation: MKNKIFAIAAVFLFTGAAQAQQLNIPATFQEAEQQTKVMLAEIDKAKNGSKELVSPRTIEKDQLRLVKSGDWTSGFFPGELWYLYEYSKNTEWKKRAESFTANIEKEQWNGGTHDMGFKVYCSVGNGYRLTKDQHYKEVLMQAAKTLSTRFNKTAGVIRSWDHNKQKWEYPVIIDNMLNLELLFEASKLTGDKTYYNIAVSHANKTMQNHFRPDYSSYHVVDYDSTTGKVIKRTTHQGYSDASAWARGQAWGLYGYTMCYRETKDPKYLQQAEHIAAFIFNHPNLPKDLVPFWDFNAPRIPDEPRDVSAATVIASGLLELSTYSKKGSYYRGLAQKILTNITNKYRAPIGKDFGFILLHSTGSKPSNSEVDVPLSYADYYYLEALLRLEKLKDGKKLF